Proteins co-encoded in one Rhopalosiphum maidis isolate BTI-1 chromosome 2, ASM367621v3, whole genome shotgun sequence genomic window:
- the LOC113553275 gene encoding uncharacterized protein LOC113553275, which produces MSKNPFVNCKSRKRRKIRAPIVKPKEKLFCPRTMVRYDNCPTAYSTIWVCKMCLKSLLSEDAVNNHLTDCNASSRRDKANPPTKKNEDTHYICETCKKVFARRVTLKKHLEVHEKSSSSIDSEESNDEVEEMDDVDEVDLLNAENEDDDDDDDESEEENPCSSIDLTT; this is translated from the exons ATGTCAAAAAATCCATTTGTGAATTGTAAATCACGTAAACGAAGAAAGATAAGAGCTCCGATTGTCAAACCAAAAGAGAAACTATTTTGCCCTCGTACTATGGTGAGATACGATAATTGTCCCACTGCATACAGTACTATATGGGTTTGCAAAATGTGCTTAAAGAGTTTGTTGAGCGAAGATGCTGTAAACAACCATTTGACTGATTGCAATGCATCATCAAGAAGAGATAAAGCTAATCCACCTACTAAAAA aAATGAAGATACTCATTATATTTGTGAGACttgtaaaaaagtatttgcAAGGCGTGTTACACTAAAGAAACATCTAGAAGTGCATGAAAAGTCATCAAGTAGTATAGACTCTGAAGAATCTAATGATGAAGTAGAAGAAATGGATGATGTTGATGAAGTTGATCTTTTAAATGCAGAAAATGaagacgatgacgacgatgaTGACGAATCTGAGGAAGAAAATCCATGCAGTAGCATTGATTTGACGACTTAA
- the LOC113553717 gene encoding geminin-like — protein MKTVSENNRIISDKVSNKKGTRKCLKTLQPSGGDKENLVGTGRIHQNNPDPKILKPQPKTEVEVKSNEKKSVVAKINPSLYKKLIIEDLTSTAGPSEKYWEVIAERRRKALEEALEQNRKLHNMVMALEDENASCKKLLEQTTDLVDTLKEVLDEEDKSIDDDVDDDNLSIDSKQPNSNNDFSCSESE, from the exons atGAAAACTGTTTCAGAAAATAATCGAATAATTTCGGACAag GTGTCCAACAAAAAAGGTACCAGAAAATGCTTGAAAACATTGCAACCGTCTGGCGGTGATAAAGAAAATTTGGTTGGGACTGGCAGAATTCATCAAAACaa TCCTGATCCTAAAATATTGAAGCCACAACCTAAGACTGAAGTAGAAGTTAAATCTAATGAAAAAAAGTCTGTAGTTGCTAAAATAAATCCATCCCTTtacaaaaagttaattattgaaGATCTCACTAGCACTG CTGGTCCTAGTGAAAAATACTGGGAAGTTATTGCAGAAAGGCGCAGAAAGGCTTTGGAAGAAGCTCTTGAACAAAATCGTAAATTACATAACATGGTTATGGCATTGGAAGACGAAAATGCATcttgtaaaaaattacttgAGCAAACAACTGATCTTGTTGACACATtaaag gaAGTACTTGATGAAGAAGATAAATCAATTGATGACGATGTCGACGATGACAATTTGTCAATTGACTCAAAGCAACCAAACAGCAACAATGATTTTTCCTGCAGTGAATCTGAATAA
- the LOC113554527 gene encoding mitochondrial cardiolipin hydrolase-like translates to MTIIRFLGSVILACCSVSFSTFLYNYFHQEKTEVIFFYGTVPICNIHRNVAAITPIVQNIECFECKLNIIIECLNKAKRTLDICMYMLTHDSLTNSIIDAYKRGVNVKIILNEDNAMTTWQLGSMGILKKVKKNKYDEYLMHHKFVIIDNKKVILGSMNWTKMSVRANWENVFITNNCELVNPFRQEFQRLWKQFD, encoded by the coding sequence ATGACCATAATACGTTTCTTAGGAAGTGTTATATTGGCCTGCTGTAGTGTAtcattttcaacttttttgtacaattatttccATCAAGAAAAAACGgaagtaatatttttctatggaACCGTGCCAATTTGCAATATTCACCGCAATGTAGCAGCTATAACACCCATAGTTCAAAACATTGAGTGTTTTGAGTGCaaactaaacataattattgaatgCCTTAATAAAGCAAAAAGAACTTTGGACATCTGTATGTACATGTTAACCCATGACTCGTtaacaaattcaattattgATGCTTATAAACGTGGAGttaatgtcaaaataattctaaatgaAGATAATGCAATGACTACTTGGCAATTGGGTAGTATGGGtatcttaaaaaaagttaaaaagaataaatatgatGAGTATTTAATGCACCAcaagtttgttattattgataacaaaAAAGTGATCTTAGGATCTATGAATTGGACCAAAATGTCAGTACGAGCAAATTGGGAAAATGTATTCATCACAAACAATTGTGAATTGGTTAATCCTTTCAGACAAGAATTTCAAAGGTTATGGAAACAATTTGATTAG
- the LOC113554526 gene encoding spermatogenesis-associated protein 5-like protein 1, with protein sequence MDTLFLSTIPDSKGTIMIQKLYASDTILDNSQFNQYVLLKISDNAKILCKIIPRVICTNAFASCDPSVIKHAPHKLINPLTVKLEISINKEHIEPIGVANSKRLVVSVVFKDVKHQHIWSKNLFKLADAINHLLRLFVVHNDCVINLKRLNLKQNFNIDFILVHKTDCKNNAARINSDTTITVIKTMSAIQFYQAEIGLEVPPLFGMESQVKCLKSIIKAAKNGCSPLCNMILLIGPSGSGKTRLVTHVAASLKCILFDIISTDLVKADPGSTESVIRGLFKRVQLILEQDSKIVCIIMLEKAESMLNSKSSNAKRICAQIQDCLTSVKNSCRIIVIATTSMPHLIDASFKQGSRFSYEIYIGVPSEKERVKLIQGFCGILNINIKSNIVSDLAKLTPGYTSADLELIFKEILNESNLISELEMGILYGTILLIAKYPASSLRSGIGQVITKSESCSTTTLGGLTNVKLMLDVCIKWPLIYPKAFKYFAVPPPKGVLLYGPPGCGKTSLVRSIASSANLNVLTAMAAELYSPYLGVTEANISQLFQRARANVPAVLFIDEIDSLVSCRSEGKKGSSGFDDRVLSTFLVEMDGITNDTEHGQGVVIVAATNRPDNIDTALLRPGRFDRQIYVPPPQTIEERFNILHTIVNNPEQSMPLSDSSILNEVALMTDRFSAADLASVVKEAGLSCLTKDGLKTFTTVKKEHFEDALANVKPSLSEEQILWYSNFSSRQKQ encoded by the exons atggacACATTATTTTTGTCCACCATACCTGATTCTAAAGGTACAATTATGATTCAAAAATTGTACGCATCCGATACTATATTAGACAACAGTCAGTTCAACCAGTATGtcttactaaaaatatcagACAATGccaaaatattgtgtaaaataattccTCGAGTAATCTGTACAAACGCATTTGCCAGTTGTGATCCAAGTGTTATTAAACACGCACCTCACAAACTAATCAATCCGTTGACAGTGAAGCTAGAAATATCTATTAACAAAGAGCACATAGAACCAATTGGTGTTGCTAATTCTAAACGTTTGGTAGTTAGTGTCGTATTCAAAGATGTGAAACATCAACATATTTGGTCCAAGAATCTTTTCAAGTTAGCTGATGCTATCAATCATTTACTGCGGTTATTTGTAGTACATAACGattgtgtaataaatttaaaaaggcttaacttaaaacaaaactttaatattgattttatacttGTACACAAGACTGATTGCAAAAACAATGCTGCACGTATTAATTCAGATACTACCATAacagttattaaaacaatgtctgccatacaattttatcagGCAGAAATTGGATTAGAAGTGCCACCTTTATTTGGCATGGAATCTCAAGTGAAATGTCTGAAAAGCATCATCAAAGCTGCAAAAAATGGCTGTAGTCCTTTGTGTAATATg ATATTATTGATTGGTCCATCTGGTAGTGGAAAAACAAGGTTAGTTACTCATGTTGCTGCATCATTGAAGTGCATACTTTTTGACATAATATCTACAGATTTGGTAAAAGCTGATCCAGGTTCTACAGAGTCAGTTATTCGTGGCTTATTTAAAAGAGTACAGTTAATATTAGAGCAAGATAGCAAAA ttgtgtgtataataatgctGGAGAAAGCTGAAAGCATGCTAAATAGTAAAAGTTCTAATGCTAAACGAATTTGTGCTCAGATACAAGATTGCTTAACTTCTGTTAAAAATAGCTGTCGAATTATAGTCATTGCAACTACCAGCATGCCTCATTTAATTGATGCATCTTTTAAACAAGGGTCAAGATTTTCATATGAG atttatattggTGTTCCATCAGAAAAAGAacgagtaaaattaatacaaggcTTTTgtggaattttaaatataaatataaaatctaatattgtgTCAGATTTAGCTAAATTAACACCAGGATACACTTCAGCTgatttagaattaattttcaaagagATTCTTAAtgaatctaatttaatttctgaatt AGAAATGGGTATATTGTATGGTACTATTTTACTTATTGCCAAGTACCCAGCTTCATCTTTGAGATCAGGAATTGGTCAAGTCATTACAAAGTCAGAATCTTGTTCAACTACAACTTTGGGTGGCTTAACAAATGTCAAATTAATGCTAGATGTTTGTATTAAATGGCCTCTTATTTATCCAAAggctttcaaatattttgcaGTTCCTCCTCCTAAAG gtgtTTTACTTTATGGTCCTCCAGGATGTGGTAAAACAAGCCTTGTACGTTCAATAGCTTCATCAGCTAATTTGAATGTCCTTACAGCAATGGCTGCCGAATTATATTCTCCTTATTTAGGTGTAACAGAAGCAAATATTTCACAATTGTTTCAAAGAGCCAGAGCCAATGTTCCAGCTGTATTGTTTATAGATGAGATAG attCATTAGTCAGCTGTCGTTCTGAAGGAAAAAAAGGATCATCTGGGTTTGATGACAGAGTTTTATCAACGTTTTTGGTTGAAATGGATGGTATCACAAATGACACAgaa CATGGACAAGGAGTTGTAATTGTGGCAGCTACTAATCGTCCAGATAATATAGATACTGCTTTATTAAGACCAGGAAGATTTGATCGTCAGATCTATGTGCCTCCTCCACAAACAATTGAAGAACGTTTTAACATACTTCATACTATTGTTAATAATCCTGAACAGAG tatgcCACTTTCGGATTCATCAATTTTGAATGAAGTTGCCTTAATGACTGATAGGTTTTCAGCAGCTGATCTTGCAAGTGTTGTAAAAGaa gcTGGTCTCTCTTGTTTAACTAAAGATGGtcttaaaacatttacaacAGTTAAAAAAGAACATTTTGAGGATGCATTAGCTAATGTTAAACCATCATTATCTGAAGAGCAAATTTTATG GTATAGCAACTTTTCATCTCGGcaaaaacagtaa
- the LOC113551815 gene encoding interferon-inducible double-stranded RNA-dependent protein kinase activator A homolog B-like isoform X2: protein MDCSINNVKFDTDKTSVTLLQDILNKQGVRTVQYELLQIEGAVSAPSFQYRVTDGRFVAYGQGKSKKEAKQHAAKALLRIIHKEFPELCSDPLFESQIDFTSDLNDTFETMNFGDNDERNPIGMLQELCTSLHLPPPVYITECEDGLPHQRLFTVSCNVSEYKETGIGKSKKIAKRLAANNLYLMLKSIQADLSVNSKAAENVDDFVRQQSSNLSGLKNSKSTSQFYRLPEIHRHLPLTEGPCYNNLKKMDDEQMYSCDSKLVLDSFTAEQGLNVSFIDFEELSSTGKYQTSLQVSTPITVAFHGESTIGFEEAQQDAAYRSVTKFRTWLPGKNYFLVLVSYAVYYTFLLVNYSGNYD, encoded by the exons ATGGACTgttctataaataatgtgaAGTTTGATACTGATAAAACATCAGTTACTTTATTACaagacatattaaataaacaaggaGTACGTACCGTTCAGTATGAATTACTACAAATTGAAGGAGCTGTTAGTGCACCATCATTTCAGTATCGCGTTACTGATGGACGATTTGTGGCTTATGGTCaag gaaaatcaaaaaaagaaGCTAAGCAACATGCAGCTAAGGCATTACTACGGATTATTCATAAAGAATTTCCTGAATTGTGTTCTGATCCTTTATTTGAATCACAAATTGATTTTACCTCAGACTTGAATGATACATTTGAAACAATGAATTTTGGAGACAACGATGAACGTAATCCAATTGGTATGCTTCAGGAACTTTGCACATCCCTCCATCTTCCTCCTCCAGTTTACATAACAGAATGTGAAGATGGTCTTCCTCATCAGCGTTTATTTACTGTTTCATGCAATGTCTCTGAGTACAAGGAGACCGGTATAGgcaaatccaaaaaaattgcGAAAAGACTTGCTGCCAATAATctctatttaatgttaaaaag CATTCAGGCAGATCTCAGTGTAAACTCTAAAGCAGCTGAAAATGTAGATGACTTTGTTCGTCAACAGTCAAGCAATTTAAGTggtttgaaaaattcaaaatctacTTCTCAATTTTATAGGTTACCTGAAATTCATAGACATTTACCATTAACTGAAGGTCCCTgctataataatctaaaaaaaatggatgATGAACAAATGTATTCTTGTGACAGTAAATTGGTTTTAGACAGTTTTACTGCTGAACAAGGACTTAACGTatcatttattgattttgaagAACTCTCTAGTACTGGCAAATACCAAACTTCTCTTCAAGTATCTACTCCCATTACTGTGGCTTTTCATGGTGAATCCACTATCGGCTTTGAAGAAGCTCAACAGGATGCTGCTTATAG atcAGTAACAAAGTTTAGGACTTGGTTACCtgggaaaaattattttttggtacTTGTCTCATATGCTGTCTATTACACATTCCTAT TGGTCAACTACAGTGGAAACTATGACTAA
- the LOC113551815 gene encoding interferon-inducible double-stranded RNA-dependent protein kinase activator A homolog B-like isoform X1, with amino-acid sequence MDCSINNVKFDTDKTSVTLLQDILNKQGVRTVQYELLQIEGAVSAPSFQYRVTDGRFVAYGQGKSKKEAKQHAAKALLRIIHKEFPELCSDPLFESQIDFTSDLNDTFETMNFGDNDERNPIGMLQELCTSLHLPPPVYITECEDGLPHQRLFTVSCNVSEYKETGIGKSKKIAKRLAANNLYLMLKSIQADLSVNSKAAENVDDFVRQQSSNLSGLKNSKSTSQFYRLPEIHRHLPLTEGPCYNNLKKMDDEQMYSCDSKLVLDSFTAEQGLNVSFIDFEELSSTGKYQTSLQVSTPITVAFHGESTIGFEEAQQDAAYRSVTKFRTWLPGKNYFLVLVSYAVYYTFLCIMLSINKMIYTIITIIINNIVIYNYSGQLQWKL; translated from the exons ATGGACTgttctataaataatgtgaAGTTTGATACTGATAAAACATCAGTTACTTTATTACaagacatattaaataaacaaggaGTACGTACCGTTCAGTATGAATTACTACAAATTGAAGGAGCTGTTAGTGCACCATCATTTCAGTATCGCGTTACTGATGGACGATTTGTGGCTTATGGTCaag gaaaatcaaaaaaagaaGCTAAGCAACATGCAGCTAAGGCATTACTACGGATTATTCATAAAGAATTTCCTGAATTGTGTTCTGATCCTTTATTTGAATCACAAATTGATTTTACCTCAGACTTGAATGATACATTTGAAACAATGAATTTTGGAGACAACGATGAACGTAATCCAATTGGTATGCTTCAGGAACTTTGCACATCCCTCCATCTTCCTCCTCCAGTTTACATAACAGAATGTGAAGATGGTCTTCCTCATCAGCGTTTATTTACTGTTTCATGCAATGTCTCTGAGTACAAGGAGACCGGTATAGgcaaatccaaaaaaattgcGAAAAGACTTGCTGCCAATAATctctatttaatgttaaaaag CATTCAGGCAGATCTCAGTGTAAACTCTAAAGCAGCTGAAAATGTAGATGACTTTGTTCGTCAACAGTCAAGCAATTTAAGTggtttgaaaaattcaaaatctacTTCTCAATTTTATAGGTTACCTGAAATTCATAGACATTTACCATTAACTGAAGGTCCCTgctataataatctaaaaaaaatggatgATGAACAAATGTATTCTTGTGACAGTAAATTGGTTTTAGACAGTTTTACTGCTGAACAAGGACTTAACGTatcatttattgattttgaagAACTCTCTAGTACTGGCAAATACCAAACTTCTCTTCAAGTATCTACTCCCATTACTGTGGCTTTTCATGGTGAATCCACTATCGGCTTTGAAGAAGCTCAACAGGATGCTGCTTATAG atcAGTAACAAAGTTTAGGACTTGGTTACCtgggaaaaattattttttggtacTTGTCTCATATGCTGTCTATTACACATTCCTATGTATTATGctctctataaataaaatgatatatacaataattaccattataattaataatattgttatctacAATTACAGTGGTCAACTACAGTGGAAACTATGA
- the LOC113551815 gene encoding interferon-inducible double-stranded RNA-dependent protein kinase activator A homolog B-like isoform X3, with amino-acid sequence MDCSINNVKFDTDKTSVTLLQDILNKQGVRTVQYELLQIEGAVSAPSFQYRVTDGRFVAYGQGKSKKEAKQHAAKALLRIIHKEFPELCSDPLFESQIDFTSDLNDTFETMNFGDNDERNPIGMLQELCTSLHLPPPVYITECEDGLPHQRLFTVSCNVSEYKETGIGKSKKIAKRLAANNLYLMLKSIQADLSVNSKAAENVDDFVRQQSSNLSGLKNSKSTSQFYRLPEIHRHLPLTEGPCYNNLKKMDDEQMYSCDSKLVLDSFTAEQGLNVSFIDFEELSSTGKYQTSLQVSTPITVAFHGESTIGFEEAQQDAAYSGQLQWKL; translated from the exons ATGGACTgttctataaataatgtgaAGTTTGATACTGATAAAACATCAGTTACTTTATTACaagacatattaaataaacaaggaGTACGTACCGTTCAGTATGAATTACTACAAATTGAAGGAGCTGTTAGTGCACCATCATTTCAGTATCGCGTTACTGATGGACGATTTGTGGCTTATGGTCaag gaaaatcaaaaaaagaaGCTAAGCAACATGCAGCTAAGGCATTACTACGGATTATTCATAAAGAATTTCCTGAATTGTGTTCTGATCCTTTATTTGAATCACAAATTGATTTTACCTCAGACTTGAATGATACATTTGAAACAATGAATTTTGGAGACAACGATGAACGTAATCCAATTGGTATGCTTCAGGAACTTTGCACATCCCTCCATCTTCCTCCTCCAGTTTACATAACAGAATGTGAAGATGGTCTTCCTCATCAGCGTTTATTTACTGTTTCATGCAATGTCTCTGAGTACAAGGAGACCGGTATAGgcaaatccaaaaaaattgcGAAAAGACTTGCTGCCAATAATctctatttaatgttaaaaag CATTCAGGCAGATCTCAGTGTAAACTCTAAAGCAGCTGAAAATGTAGATGACTTTGTTCGTCAACAGTCAAGCAATTTAAGTggtttgaaaaattcaaaatctacTTCTCAATTTTATAGGTTACCTGAAATTCATAGACATTTACCATTAACTGAAGGTCCCTgctataataatctaaaaaaaatggatgATGAACAAATGTATTCTTGTGACAGTAAATTGGTTTTAGACAGTTTTACTGCTGAACAAGGACTTAACGTatcatttattgattttgaagAACTCTCTAGTACTGGCAAATACCAAACTTCTCTTCAAGTATCTACTCCCATTACTGTGGCTTTTCATGGTGAATCCACTATCGGCTTTGAAGAAGCTCAACAGGATGCTGCTTATAG TGGTCAACTACAGTGGAAACTATGA
- the LOC113552699 gene encoding tectonin beta-propeller repeat-containing protein isoform X2, with protein sequence MPGGSFSKRLLPTDRYCWSSENGKEEKLKENIKLPSFVWQWEHEWKLETTFEENDLDDDGWTYAVDFCATFYPVKRWNSCVRRRKWYRNRMYMGTNFWCIISPLHKDFTQEPFICVSIGGHKIPGAELGVIMVWAVTAQGRIFYRKNVNKTWPEGCLWICVPTKEGSESRYIDCGPSGSVWVVLWSGLILVRKEVSAETPQGKKWIIVESPELDSKITQLSVGLQSVWAITNDSRVWYRKGIDQNLNEGICWVKLNTFMFSVSVTPNDQVFSVGLDRHLYFRSEVSKNHPTGKKWIQIKASIEIEQPKVQETKLEGIESWISSSFTEPSHSAPTCLVGNDSKNNLNLNAKEIKPSQRRVSAWSPKLSIGSSIGMEAKPDSFMEIQSNISIQKPKTFWSSVVGGSIEPDVCFISQWFNSPKDRENIFKSKWRREILDKLIELRLKEKEFQQITSFALWSCSNSIFHS encoded by the exons ATGCCTGGTGGAAGTTTTTCAAAAAGACTTTTGCCCACCGACAGGTATTGTTGGTCGTCGGAAAACGGTAAAGAAGAAAAATTGAAAGAGAATATAAAGTTGCCCTCTTTCGTCTGGCAATGGGAACATGAATGGAAGTTGGAGACTACGTTCGAAGAAAACGATTTAGACGACGAT GGATGGACATATGCAGTCGATTTTTGTGCAACGTTTTATCCAGTCAAACGTTGGAATTCATGTGTTAGGAGGAGAAAATGGTACAGGAATCGAATGTACATGGGCACAAATTTTTGGTGTATAATTTCTCCTCTGCACAAAGATTTTACTCAG GAACCATTTATTTGTGTGAGTATTGGAGGACATAAAATACCTGGAGCCGAACTTGGTGTCATCATGGTGTGGGCTGTGACAGCGCAAGGAAGG ATTTTCTaccgtaaaaatgtaaacaaaacaTGGCCTGAAGGCTGTTTGTGGATCTGTGTTCCGACAAAAGAGGGCAGTGAATCTAGATACATTGATTGTGGTCCGTCTGGTTCTGTTTGGGTAGTTTTATGGAGTGGTCTCATACTAGTCAGAAAAGAAGTTAGTGCTGAAACACCACAAG gtaaaaaatgGATTATTGTTGAATCTCCGGAATTAGATTCAAAAATAACTCAATTATCAGTCGGGCTTCAATCAGTGTGGGCAATTACTAATGATTCTAGAGTATGGTATAGAAAAGGAATTGATCAAAATCTCAATGAAGGAATTTGTTGGGTTAAATTAAACACTTTTATGTTTTCTGTCTCCGTAACCCCAAACGATCAA gtATTTTCAGTGGGGTTAGATAGACATTTATACTTTAGGAGTGAGGTATCTAAAAATCATCCTACTGGGAAAAAATGGATTCAAATAAAGGCATCTATTGAAATCGAACAACCTAAAGTACAAgag acAAAACTAGAAGGGATAGAATCATGGATATCATCATCATTTACAGAGCCTTCCCATTCTGCTCCAACATGTCTAGTTGGAAatgattcaaaaaataatttaaacttgaa TGCTAAAGAAATTAAACCTTCTCAACGCAGAGTGTCTGCTTGGAGTCCTAAACTTAGTATTGGTTCATCAATTGGTATGGAAGCTAAACCGGATTCATTTATGGAAATTCAAAgtaatatttcaattcaaaAACCAAAAACATTTTGGAGTTCTGTAGTGGGAGGTTCCATTGAACCAGatgtatgttttatatcacaatg gtttaatTCTCCAAAAGatagagaaaatatttttaaaagtaaatggaGACGAGAAATATTGGACAAATTGATTGAATTAagattaaaagaaaaagaatTTCAACAAATTACCTCTTTTGCTTTATGGTCATgttcaaattcaattttccattcataa
- the LOC113552699 gene encoding tectonin beta-propeller repeat-containing protein isoform X1 — translation MNKLQCVLAINNYGKIFTLSAFDDQWKPFPHAGMDLKHISAIENYMWSIGGDNQMYLLVHNLDKAIRIKEEVYENERWMPGGSFSKRLLPTDRYCWSSENGKEEKLKENIKLPSFVWQWEHEWKLETTFEENDLDDDGWTYAVDFCATFYPVKRWNSCVRRRKWYRNRMYMGTNFWCIISPLHKDFTQEPFICVSIGGHKIPGAELGVIMVWAVTAQGRIFYRKNVNKTWPEGCLWICVPTKEGSESRYIDCGPSGSVWVVLWSGLILVRKEVSAETPQGKKWIIVESPELDSKITQLSVGLQSVWAITNDSRVWYRKGIDQNLNEGICWVKLNTFMFSVSVTPNDQVFSVGLDRHLYFRSEVSKNHPTGKKWIQIKASIEIEQPKVQETKLEGIESWISSSFTEPSHSAPTCLVGNDSKNNLNLNAKEIKPSQRRVSAWSPKLSIGSSIGMEAKPDSFMEIQSNISIQKPKTFWSSVVGGSIEPDVCFISQWFNSPKDRENIFKSKWRREILDKLIELRLKEKEFQQITSFALWSCSNSIFHS, via the exons ATGAACAAATTGCAATGCGTGTTGGCTATTAATAACTACGGGAAGATTTTCACACTGTCTGCATTCGATGATCAATGGAAACCGTTTCCCCACGCCGGCATGGACTTGAAGCACATTTCCGCCATCGAGAATTATATGTGGTCCATCGGAGGCGACAATCAGATGTATCTGTTGGTGCACAATTTGGACAAAGCGATACGGATCAAGGAAGAAGTGTATGAAAACGAG CGATGGATGCCTGGTGGAAGTTTTTCAAAAAGACTTTTGCCCACCGACAGGTATTGTTGGTCGTCGGAAAACGGTAAAGAAGAAAAATTGAAAGAGAATATAAAGTTGCCCTCTTTCGTCTGGCAATGGGAACATGAATGGAAGTTGGAGACTACGTTCGAAGAAAACGATTTAGACGACGAT GGATGGACATATGCAGTCGATTTTTGTGCAACGTTTTATCCAGTCAAACGTTGGAATTCATGTGTTAGGAGGAGAAAATGGTACAGGAATCGAATGTACATGGGCACAAATTTTTGGTGTATAATTTCTCCTCTGCACAAAGATTTTACTCAG GAACCATTTATTTGTGTGAGTATTGGAGGACATAAAATACCTGGAGCCGAACTTGGTGTCATCATGGTGTGGGCTGTGACAGCGCAAGGAAGG ATTTTCTaccgtaaaaatgtaaacaaaacaTGGCCTGAAGGCTGTTTGTGGATCTGTGTTCCGACAAAAGAGGGCAGTGAATCTAGATACATTGATTGTGGTCCGTCTGGTTCTGTTTGGGTAGTTTTATGGAGTGGTCTCATACTAGTCAGAAAAGAAGTTAGTGCTGAAACACCACAAG gtaaaaaatgGATTATTGTTGAATCTCCGGAATTAGATTCAAAAATAACTCAATTATCAGTCGGGCTTCAATCAGTGTGGGCAATTACTAATGATTCTAGAGTATGGTATAGAAAAGGAATTGATCAAAATCTCAATGAAGGAATTTGTTGGGTTAAATTAAACACTTTTATGTTTTCTGTCTCCGTAACCCCAAACGATCAA gtATTTTCAGTGGGGTTAGATAGACATTTATACTTTAGGAGTGAGGTATCTAAAAATCATCCTACTGGGAAAAAATGGATTCAAATAAAGGCATCTATTGAAATCGAACAACCTAAAGTACAAgag acAAAACTAGAAGGGATAGAATCATGGATATCATCATCATTTACAGAGCCTTCCCATTCTGCTCCAACATGTCTAGTTGGAAatgattcaaaaaataatttaaacttgaa TGCTAAAGAAATTAAACCTTCTCAACGCAGAGTGTCTGCTTGGAGTCCTAAACTTAGTATTGGTTCATCAATTGGTATGGAAGCTAAACCGGATTCATTTATGGAAATTCAAAgtaatatttcaattcaaaAACCAAAAACATTTTGGAGTTCTGTAGTGGGAGGTTCCATTGAACCAGatgtatgttttatatcacaatg gtttaatTCTCCAAAAGatagagaaaatatttttaaaagtaaatggaGACGAGAAATATTGGACAAATTGATTGAATTAagattaaaagaaaaagaatTTCAACAAATTACCTCTTTTGCTTTATGGTCATgttcaaattcaattttccattcataa